The genomic DNA GTGCCACCGGCCGACACATCTGTCCACCACTGTGTGTTCCCTCATATGGGTCCTCTGCTTTCTGTTCACCACAATTCTCTACATTATCCAGTTATTTAGCATATTTAGCTATTACTTCACAGCAAGTTTCCAATTACTCTTGTCTGCCCTGCTTTGCCTCGCACTGATGACAATTTCAACGGTGATCTTATTCATCAAAGTCTGCTTTAAATCACACCAGCAAAAGCGGGGAAGGCTTTTAATGGTTCTTCTACttactcttctcttcttcctcgtACTTGCTTTCCCACTTGATGCCCTTATGGCCCTTAATCATTTTCTAGCTTTTGACATTCCTGATCTACACCATTATGCCTTTCTGTGTGCCACTCTAAACAGCAGTGTTAATCCCTTGATCTATTTTCTGGTTGGGAGGAAGAAGCGAGGTCGATCCAAGGAGAGCCTTCAGGTCATTCTCCAGAGGGCTTTGAATGTGGAGGAAGATAACGGACAGGAAATGGACCGTCCCATTTCAAATCCGCTTATGATCCTTACATAAGAATGTTATTGTCTGACTGTGATATTTTTTTATGCTGCAATGATATAGCTTGCTTATCTCAATAAGGGATGAAAAGAGGTGTATGCAGAAATCATTCACTTTTCCATGGATGAAATGTAGACTACTCTGCAAAGTCATGCTGGCTGCTCTGCCAAAGATTTGTATGGCTattatgaatttttatttttttgttattcttGTGGTGGTTGTTGCTGGATATATATTGTGAGTGGGATATTTCTCTCTAATCTGACTCTTGTGCAGAAATAAATTCTTCAACACAAGAAAATAAGTTTTCAAGCTTTACTTGCTGAAAATTGGTTCCAAtgttacaaaaacaataaatcttttGCAATTGTTCTAGTCTTACAAACT from Lacerta agilis isolate rLacAgi1 chromosome 7, rLacAgi1.pri, whole genome shotgun sequence includes the following:
- the LOC117050459 gene encoding mas-related G-protein coupled receptor member H-like, with the translated sequence MMVNSSWTSRSDMEAWAGYEHDNSSYTGRENDWYYPLKEAIFYMFSLVICCAGFLGNGTTIWLLSFCTKKNQFTTYILNLAVADFAFLMTVEVYHCIDLTGLGKDASLITLHLLMFTYNTDLLLLTAISIDRCVSVLFPIWHRCHRPTHLSTTVCSLIWVLCFLFTTILYIIQLFSIFSYYFTASFQLLLSALLCLALMTISTVILFIKVCFKSHQQKRGRLLMVLLLTLLFFLVLAFPLDALMALNHFLAFDIPDLHHYAFLCATLNSSVNPLIYFLVGRKKRGRSKESLQVILQRALNVEEDNGQEMDRPISNPLMILT